From Neisseria musculi, the proteins below share one genomic window:
- the ypfJ gene encoding KPN_02809 family neutral zinc metallopeptidase encodes MRWQGRKQSSNVEDRRGQNSRIGGKSTGIIGIIVLLVGAYYGVDLSGVVGTPQIGTAAPQTTLSSGQEAQLNELSRVVLADTETVWADYFGKRGSRYTPATLVLYTAGTQTACGTGRAAMGPFYCPADRKVYLDLSFYEDMRKKLGASGDAAFAYVIAHEVGHHVQNLLGILPQVNQAQQGMGKAQANALSVKLELQADCFAGIWAHNAINQKLFEQGDIEEAVAAAEAVGDDRLQQQAQGYVVPDSFTHGSSAQRMKWFKRGMQSGDINQCNTFSSN; translated from the coding sequence ATGCGTTGGCAAGGAAGAAAACAAAGCTCCAATGTGGAAGACCGCCGCGGCCAAAACAGCCGCATCGGCGGCAAAAGCACCGGCATCATCGGCATCATCGTTTTGCTGGTAGGCGCCTATTACGGCGTAGATTTATCGGGCGTGGTCGGCACGCCGCAAATCGGCACTGCCGCCCCCCAAACCACGCTCAGCAGCGGGCAGGAAGCCCAATTGAACGAGCTTTCGCGCGTGGTGCTGGCCGACACCGAAACCGTATGGGCAGATTATTTCGGCAAACGCGGCAGCCGCTACACACCCGCCACGCTGGTGCTCTACACCGCCGGCACACAAACCGCCTGCGGCACCGGCCGGGCTGCGATGGGGCCGTTTTACTGCCCCGCCGACCGCAAAGTGTATCTGGATTTGTCGTTCTACGAAGATATGCGCAAGAAACTCGGCGCATCGGGCGATGCAGCGTTTGCCTATGTGATTGCCCACGAAGTCGGCCACCACGTGCAAAACCTGCTCGGCATTCTGCCGCAGGTAAACCAGGCGCAGCAGGGCATGGGCAAAGCGCAGGCCAACGCGCTTTCGGTGAAACTCGAATTGCAGGCCGACTGCTTTGCCGGCATTTGGGCGCATAACGCCATCAACCAAAAACTGTTTGAACAGGGCGATATCGAAGAAGCCGTGGCCGCCGCCGAAGCAGTGGGCGATGACCGCCTGCAACAACAGGCGCAGGGTTACGTTGTGCCCGACAGCTTCACCCACGGCTCTTCTGCCCAACGCATGAAATGGTTCAAACGCGGTATGCAGAGCGGCGACATCAATCAATGCAATACGTTTTCTTCCAATTGA
- the speB gene encoding agmatinase, producing the protein MNTNIYGDGAFRRESLQGSTIENTYAGALSFMRRRYTRDLTGVDVAVSGVPLDLATTFRSGARFGPAAIRAASVQLAELNLFPWGFDPFDDLAVIDYGDCWFDAHQPWTIRETIKQHALGIINGSNAKMLTFGGDHFITYPLLQAHAEKYGKPLSLLHFDAHCDTWPDDAPESLNHGTMFYKAVKEGLINPKTSVQVGIRTWNSDFMGMNMLFAPWVNENGIEATVKHIYDIIGNHPVYITFDIDCLDPAFAPGTGTPVPGGLNSHTALGIVRALGGLNIVGMDVVEVAPAYDNAEITAIAAAHVAADMLCLLRNKKVAGG; encoded by the coding sequence ATGAACACAAACATCTACGGCGACGGTGCCTTCCGCCGCGAATCGCTGCAAGGTTCCACCATCGAAAACACTTATGCAGGTGCCTTATCGTTTATGCGCCGCCGCTACACCCGCGATTTAACCGGTGTGGATGTGGCGGTATCGGGCGTTCCGCTCGACTTGGCCACCACCTTCCGCTCCGGTGCGCGTTTTGGCCCTGCCGCCATCCGCGCCGCCAGCGTACAACTGGCCGAGTTGAACCTGTTTCCGTGGGGGTTCGACCCGTTTGACGACTTGGCCGTTATCGACTATGGCGACTGCTGGTTTGATGCCCACCAACCGTGGACGATACGTGAAACCATCAAACAACACGCACTCGGTATCATCAACGGCAGCAACGCCAAAATGCTCACCTTCGGCGGCGACCACTTCATCACTTACCCCTTATTGCAGGCGCATGCCGAAAAATACGGCAAGCCCTTGAGCCTCTTGCATTTTGATGCCCATTGCGACACTTGGCCCGATGATGCGCCCGAATCGCTCAACCACGGCACCATGTTTTACAAAGCGGTTAAAGAGGGGCTGATTAACCCGAAAACCTCCGTGCAGGTGGGGATACGCACCTGGAACAGCGACTTTATGGGCATGAATATGCTGTTTGCGCCCTGGGTGAACGAAAACGGCATCGAAGCCACCGTCAAACACATTTACGACATCATCGGCAACCATCCCGTTTACATCACCTTCGATATCGACTGCCTCGACCCTGCGTTTGCCCCGGGCACCGGCACGCCCGTGCCGGGCGGTCTCAATTCGCATACCGCGCTGGGCATTGTCCGCGCTTTGGGCGGCCTGAATATTGTCGGCATGGATGTGGTGGAGGTTGCCCCTGCATACGATAACGCCGAGATTACCGCAATCGCAGCCGCACACGTTGCCGCCGATATGCTGTGTCTGCTGCGCAATAAGAAAGTGGCGGGCGGGTAA
- a CDS encoding DedA family protein — protein sequence MLAILETFFIEYGYAAVFLVLLACGFGVPIPEDVTLVAGGVISGLGYTNVHTMVAVGMLGVLAGDGLMFAAGRVFGHKILKVRFIARVMTPKRYAQVQEKFDKYGNRVLFAARFLPGLRTPIFITAGISRKVSYLRFLMMDGLAALISVPVWVYLGGYGAENREWLMHKVHQFQSGLFVLIGIGAVVLLYFWWKKRQRQRFFRDHVRSIRAKRKERKAARKAAEAEKQAD from the coding sequence ATGCTTGCGATTTTAGAAACATTTTTTATCGAATACGGCTATGCAGCGGTGTTTTTAGTGCTGCTTGCCTGCGGATTCGGGGTGCCGATACCCGAAGACGTTACTTTGGTGGCCGGCGGTGTGATTTCGGGTTTGGGCTATACCAACGTGCACACGATGGTGGCAGTGGGGATGTTGGGCGTGTTGGCCGGCGACGGGCTGATGTTTGCTGCCGGCCGGGTGTTTGGCCATAAAATTTTGAAAGTACGCTTTATTGCCCGCGTGATGACGCCGAAACGCTATGCACAGGTGCAGGAGAAATTCGATAAATACGGCAACCGTGTGCTGTTTGCCGCCCGTTTTCTGCCCGGCCTGCGCACACCGATTTTCATCACTGCCGGCATCAGCCGCAAAGTGTCTTACCTGCGCTTTTTGATGATGGATGGTTTGGCCGCGCTGATTTCAGTGCCGGTGTGGGTGTATCTGGGTGGGTATGGCGCCGAAAACCGTGAATGGCTGATGCACAAAGTGCACCAATTCCAATCGGGGTTGTTCGTTTTAATCGGCATCGGTGCCGTGGTGCTGCTGTATTTTTGGTGGAAAAAACGGCAACGCCAACGCTTTTTCCGCGACCATGTCCGCAGCATCCGCGCCAAACGTAAAGAGCGTAAGGCCGCGCGCAAGGCGGCGGAAGCGGAAAAGCAGGCCGATTGA
- the glmM gene encoding phosphoglucosamine mutase produces the protein MAKKYFGTDGVRGEVGQFPITPGFVLKLGYAAGRVLVQHDSEHKPTVIIGKDTRISGYMLEAALVAGFTAAGVNVIQTGPLPTPGVAYLTRALRLSAGVMISASHNVYSDNGIKFFAEGGVKLSDDIELEIEAKLDEEMKTLPAGKLGRARRVNGADDRYIEFCKSTFPANLDLRGLKLVVDTANGAGYSVAPKVFHELGAKVVSIGDEPNGYNINEKCGATHPKALQAAVLQNEADYGIALDGDGDRLMMVDKNGKVYDGDSLVYVIAKARAREGVEIGGVVGTVMTNMAMELALKEQGVAFCRAKVGDRYVLEQLQQRGWLLGGEASGHILCMDKHNTGDGIISALQVLAALQILEQDLMTVCSDWQAFPQTMINVRIQKGQDWQGAAKHVLAEVEAELEGKGRVVLRASGTEPVVRVMVEARQIDQARQGAERIADAIRHADKAAPAVKQP, from the coding sequence ATGGCAAAAAAATATTTCGGCACTGACGGCGTGCGCGGCGAAGTGGGCCAGTTTCCGATTACCCCCGGTTTTGTCTTGAAGCTCGGCTATGCCGCAGGCCGGGTGTTGGTGCAGCACGACAGCGAACACAAGCCTACCGTGATTATCGGTAAAGACACCCGTATTTCCGGCTATATGCTCGAAGCCGCATTGGTGGCGGGTTTTACCGCCGCCGGCGTCAATGTTATCCAAACCGGCCCGCTGCCCACGCCCGGGGTAGCCTATCTCACGCGCGCGCTGCGGCTTTCGGCGGGGGTGATGATTTCCGCATCGCACAATGTTTATTCCGACAACGGCATCAAATTTTTCGCCGAAGGCGGTGTGAAACTGAGCGATGATATCGAGTTGGAAATCGAGGCCAAACTCGATGAAGAAATGAAAACCCTGCCTGCCGGCAAACTCGGCCGCGCCCGCCGCGTGAACGGTGCCGATGACCGCTATATCGAATTCTGCAAATCCACCTTTCCCGCCAATTTGGATTTACGCGGCCTGAAGCTGGTGGTGGACACCGCCAATGGTGCGGGCTACAGCGTGGCACCCAAAGTGTTTCACGAGCTGGGCGCAAAAGTGGTGAGCATCGGCGATGAACCCAACGGCTACAACATCAACGAAAAATGCGGTGCCACCCACCCGAAAGCCCTTCAGGCGGCAGTGCTGCAAAACGAAGCCGATTACGGCATCGCCCTGGACGGCGACGGCGACCGCCTGATGATGGTCGATAAAAACGGCAAGGTTTACGATGGCGACAGCCTGGTTTATGTGATTGCCAAAGCCCGCGCCCGCGAAGGCGTGGAAATCGGCGGCGTGGTCGGCACGGTGATGACCAATATGGCGATGGAGCTGGCTTTGAAAGAGCAGGGTGTGGCGTTTTGCCGCGCCAAAGTGGGCGACCGTTATGTGTTGGAGCAGCTGCAGCAGCGCGGCTGGCTGCTCGGCGGTGAAGCCAGCGGCCATATTTTGTGTATGGACAAACACAACACCGGTGACGGCATCATCTCGGCTTTGCAGGTGCTGGCCGCGCTGCAGATTCTGGAGCAGGATTTGATGACGGTGTGTTCCGACTGGCAGGCTTTTCCGCAAACCATGATTAACGTGCGCATTCAAAAAGGGCAGGATTGGCAGGGTGCCGCCAAACATGTGCTTGCCGAAGTGGAAGCAGAGCTTGAAGGCAAAGGCCGCGTGGTGTTGCGCGCATCGGGAACCGAGCCCGTGGTGCGGGTGATGGTGGAAGCCCGCCAGATTGACCAGGCGCGACAGGGGGCCGAGCGCATAGCTGATGCCATCCGCCATGCAGACAAAGCCGCGCCTGCGGTAAAACAACCATAG
- the prmB gene encoding 50S ribosomal protein L3 N(5)-glutamine methyltransferase → MFSEADQHLFSLRDILRFAVSRFNEAGLHFGHGSDNAHDEAAYLILHTLNLPPDTLEPYLDARLLPAEKEAVLKQIKRRVTERIPAAYLTRRAWQGGFDFYVDGRVIVPRSFIYELLGEPLLPWTEHEELVHRALDLCTGSGCLAVQMAHHYPAAEIDAVDLSLDALEVAAVNIERYGLEERINLIHTDLFEGLEGTYDLIVANPPYVDAESVAELPAEYLHEPKLALGSGSDGLDAVRTILSQAAGFLTPQGILLVEIGHNRDTLEAAYPELPFTWLETSGGDGFVFLLTRRQLLGEE, encoded by the coding sequence ATGTTTTCCGAAGCCGATCAACACCTTTTCTCCCTGCGCGACATTTTGCGTTTTGCCGTCAGCCGTTTCAACGAAGCCGGGCTGCACTTCGGCCACGGCAGCGACAATGCCCACGATGAAGCCGCCTATCTGATTCTGCACACCCTCAATCTGCCGCCCGACACGCTCGAGCCCTATCTTGATGCCAGGCTGCTGCCGGCCGAAAAAGAAGCCGTGCTCAAGCAAATCAAACGGCGCGTAACCGAACGCATTCCCGCAGCCTACCTCACCCGCCGCGCCTGGCAGGGCGGGTTTGATTTTTATGTGGACGGGCGCGTGATTGTGCCGCGTTCGTTTATCTACGAACTTTTGGGCGAACCGCTGCTGCCGTGGACAGAACACGAAGAGCTGGTACACCGCGCGCTCGATTTATGCACCGGCAGCGGCTGCCTGGCCGTTCAGATGGCACACCACTACCCCGCCGCCGAAATCGATGCGGTCGATTTAAGCCTGGATGCCCTGGAGGTGGCCGCCGTCAATATCGAGCGCTACGGCCTTGAAGAACGCATCAACCTGATCCACACCGATTTGTTTGAAGGGCTGGAAGGCACTTATGATTTGATTGTGGCCAACCCGCCCTATGTTGATGCCGAGTCGGTGGCAGAGCTGCCCGCAGAATACCTGCACGAACCCAAACTGGCCCTGGGCAGCGGTTCAGACGGCCTTGATGCCGTCCGCACAATCCTCTCTCAGGCCGCCGGATTTCTCACCCCCCAAGGCATACTTTTGGTCGAGATCGGCCACAACCGCGACACATTGGAAGCCGCCTATCCCGAGCTGCCCTTCACCTGGCTGGAAACCAGCGGCGGCGACGGTTTCGTGTTTCTGCTCACCCGCAGGCAGCTTTTAGGGGAAGAATAA
- a CDS encoding efflux transporter outer membrane subunit has product MKIPNFKSVAVSVLAAAVLSACSLMPKYQEPEVSVAESFKYDTYPGTGIQAASLGWQDYFADPRLHRLIEIALARNTDLRSAALNAEALRKQYMIQRADLLPGINAAGSGSRGRTAQDLRSAGQPAISSQYSVGLGITSYEIDLFGKVRSNTEAALQSYFNSAATRDAAHLALVASVAKAYFNELYAAESMKLAQNVLKTREQTYRLTQLKHKAGVVSAIDLRQQEALIESAKADYADAVKSKEQAANALAVLINQPLPADLPVGLPLNKQFKISKLPAGLSSEVMLNRPDIRAAEHSLRQADANIGAARAAFFPSISLTSTIGTGSTELSGLFKGGNGTWSFAPSINLPIFNWGSNKANLDAAKIRRQIQVVNYEAAVQSAFQDVANALVAREQLDKSNAALTKQSRAYADSLRLINLRYRHGVSSALDLLDAERSSYSADTALLANQLTRLENLADLYKALGGGLKRYTQNDDAARQ; this is encoded by the coding sequence ATGAAAATACCAAACTTCAAATCCGTTGCCGTGTCCGTGTTGGCGGCAGCCGTTTTATCCGCCTGCAGCCTGATGCCCAAATATCAGGAGCCTGAAGTCAGCGTGGCAGAAAGTTTCAAATACGACACTTATCCCGGCACCGGCATTCAGGCAGCCTCTTTGGGCTGGCAGGATTATTTCGCCGACCCGCGCCTGCACCGTCTGATTGAAATTGCATTGGCGCGCAACACCGATTTGCGCAGTGCCGCGCTCAACGCCGAAGCCTTGCGCAAGCAGTATATGATTCAGCGTGCCGACCTGCTGCCCGGCATCAATGCCGCCGGCAGCGGTTCGCGCGGCAGAACGGCGCAAGACCTGCGCAGCGCGGGGCAGCCCGCCATATCTTCGCAATACAGTGTCGGCTTGGGGATTACTTCGTATGAAATCGACCTGTTCGGCAAAGTGCGCAGCAACACCGAAGCCGCTCTGCAAAGCTATTTCAACAGCGCCGCCACCCGCGATGCCGCCCATCTTGCTTTGGTGGCTTCGGTGGCGAAAGCCTATTTCAACGAACTTTATGCTGCAGAGAGCATGAAGCTGGCGCAAAACGTGTTGAAAACCCGCGAGCAAACCTACAGGCTCACCCAATTGAAACACAAAGCAGGCGTGGTTTCCGCCATTGATCTGCGTCAGCAGGAAGCTCTGATCGAATCGGCCAAAGCCGACTACGCCGATGCCGTGAAATCCAAAGAGCAGGCGGCAAACGCGTTGGCGGTGTTGATAAACCAGCCGCTGCCGGCCGATTTGCCGGTCGGGCTGCCGTTGAACAAACAGTTTAAAATCAGCAAACTGCCCGCCGGCTTAAGCTCCGAAGTGATGCTCAACCGCCCCGACATCCGCGCGGCGGAGCATTCGCTCAGGCAAGCCGATGCCAATATCGGCGCGGCGCGGGCGGCGTTTTTCCCCAGCATCAGCCTTACCAGCACCATCGGCACAGGCTCCACCGAATTGAGCGGCCTGTTTAAAGGCGGCAACGGCACATGGTCGTTTGCGCCCAGCATCAACCTGCCGATTTTCAACTGGGGCAGCAATAAAGCCAACCTTGATGCCGCGAAAATCCGCCGGCAGATTCAGGTGGTAAACTACGAAGCCGCCGTACAGTCAGCTTTCCAAGATGTAGCCAACGCCCTGGTTGCCCGCGAGCAGCTGGATAAAAGCAACGCCGCTTTAACCAAACAAAGCAGGGCGTATGCCGACTCGCTGCGCCTGATTAATCTGCGCTACCGCCACGGCGTATCCAGTGCGCTCGATTTGCTCGATGCCGAACGCAGCAGCTACAGCGCCGACACCGCGCTGCTGGCCAACCAGCTCACCCGCTTGGAAAACCTTGCCGACCTGTATAAAGCCCTCGGCGGCGGTTTGAAGCGTTACACCCAAAACGATGATGCCGCCCGGCAGTAG
- a CDS encoding efflux RND transporter permease subunit: MAKFFIDRPIFAWVISIFIIAAGIFGIRSLPVSQYPSVAAPTITLTATYPGASAQVMEDSVLAVIERNMYGVEGLDYMTTSADSSGRGTVSLTFTPDTDEDLAQVDVQNKLSEVTSSLPATVQQYGVTVSKARSNFLMVVMLSSENQSVEEMNDYAQRNVVPELQRINGVGQVQLFGSQRAMRIWVDPKKLQNYNLSFSDISSALSAQNIQISAGSVGALPAVAGQTVAATVTAQGQLSTVEEFGNIILRSTAGGANVYLKDVAKISLGMQDYSTSTKLNGVNTTGMAVMLSNSGNALATATAVKARMDNLEKYFPNGMSWSAPYDTSTFVALSIEKVVHTLLEAVVLVFIVMYIFLQNIRYTLIPTIVVPISILGGFAFIAYMGMSINVLTMFAMVLVIGIVVDDAIVVVENVERIMGEEGLRPKEATKKAMGQISGAVVGITAVLISVFVPMAMLSGATGNIYRQFSLTMASAIAFSAFLALTLTPALCATMLKPVPKGHHAEKKGFFGWFNRKFDRLTHRYSGWVAAGLRKIGRMFVIYAGLVAVGVFLMMRLPSSFLPIEDQGYMMASVQLPAGATKERTDHTLMQVTELAKSMPEVKDVIAVSGFSFSGSGQNMAMGFIMLKDWAERTAPGSDANSVAGKLTGAMMGSLRDGFGISVVPPAIQELGNSSGLDFYLQDRNNSGHEALLARRNELMQKMRQSPVFDAGTVRASGLEDAPQLKIDINRQAAAAQDISFSSIQTALSNALGSSYVNDFPNQGRLQRVVVQADASARMQPADILNITVPNSAGTAVPLSTIATVSWENGMEQSVRFNGYPAMQITGSPATGYSSGEAMAAVQQMVDEMQGGYSLEWAGQSREEVKGGSQTTMIYVLSAIAVFLVLAALYESWSIPLAVILVIPLGLVGVSMGATGRNLFDMLFGGSAAYLNDIYFRIGFITVMGLSAKNAILIIEFAKDLQARGQSAVEAAKEAAHLRFRPILMTSFAFILGVLPMYIASGASSASQRAIGTAVLWGMLIGTVLSVFLVPSFFVAVRKLFKAKPEPAAVEDLQQSANTAQE, translated from the coding sequence ATGGCTAAATTTTTTATCGACCGTCCGATTTTTGCTTGGGTTATCTCGATTTTCATTATTGCGGCGGGTATCTTCGGCATTCGGAGCCTGCCTGTTTCGCAATATCCCTCGGTGGCCGCGCCCACCATCACGCTGACGGCCACTTATCCGGGCGCGTCTGCGCAAGTGATGGAAGACAGCGTATTGGCCGTTATCGAGCGCAATATGTATGGTGTCGAAGGTTTGGACTATATGACCACTTCTGCCGATTCGAGCGGCAGAGGCACGGTGTCATTAACGTTTACGCCGGACACCGATGAAGACTTGGCGCAGGTAGATGTGCAAAACAAATTATCCGAAGTAACCTCGTCTTTGCCGGCTACGGTGCAGCAATACGGCGTAACCGTGTCGAAAGCGCGCTCCAATTTCTTGATGGTGGTGATGCTCTCGTCTGAAAACCAATCTGTCGAAGAAATGAACGATTATGCGCAGCGTAACGTTGTGCCGGAGTTGCAGCGTATCAACGGTGTCGGCCAGGTGCAGTTATTCGGCTCGCAACGCGCTATGCGCATTTGGGTGGACCCGAAAAAACTGCAAAACTACAATTTGTCGTTCAGTGATATTTCCAGCGCGCTGAGTGCGCAAAACATTCAGATTTCGGCCGGGTCGGTCGGTGCGCTGCCTGCGGTTGCCGGCCAAACCGTAGCGGCCACGGTTACGGCTCAGGGCCAGCTGAGCACGGTTGAAGAGTTCGGCAATATCATTTTGCGTTCGACCGCCGGCGGTGCCAATGTTTATCTGAAAGACGTGGCAAAAATCAGCTTGGGCATGCAGGATTACTCGACTTCCACCAAATTAAACGGTGTAAACACAACCGGTATGGCGGTGATGTTGTCCAACAGCGGTAATGCTCTGGCTACGGCCACTGCGGTAAAAGCCCGAATGGACAACCTGGAAAAATATTTTCCAAACGGTATGTCTTGGTCTGCGCCCTACGACACTTCGACATTCGTAGCCCTATCGATTGAAAAAGTGGTGCACACCCTGCTGGAAGCTGTGGTTTTGGTGTTTATCGTGATGTATATCTTTCTGCAAAACATCCGCTATACGCTGATTCCGACCATCGTTGTGCCGATTTCCATCTTGGGCGGTTTTGCCTTTATTGCCTATATGGGAATGTCGATTAACGTATTGACGATGTTTGCCATGGTGTTGGTTATCGGTATTGTGGTGGACGATGCGATTGTGGTGGTGGAAAACGTTGAGCGGATTATGGGCGAAGAAGGCCTGCGGCCGAAAGAAGCCACCAAAAAAGCAATGGGGCAGATTTCCGGTGCGGTGGTCGGCATTACCGCAGTATTGATTTCTGTGTTTGTGCCGATGGCGATGCTTAGCGGCGCAACCGGCAATATTTACCGGCAGTTCTCCCTCACGATGGCCTCGGCCATTGCGTTTTCGGCATTCCTGGCTTTAACATTGACACCGGCTTTGTGCGCAACAATGTTGAAGCCGGTTCCGAAAGGCCATCACGCAGAGAAAAAAGGCTTCTTCGGTTGGTTTAACCGCAAGTTTGACAGACTGACACACCGTTACAGCGGCTGGGTGGCCGCCGGTTTGCGCAAAATCGGCCGTATGTTTGTGATTTATGCAGGTTTGGTTGCCGTGGGCGTATTTTTAATGATGCGTCTGCCTTCATCATTCTTACCGATCGAAGACCAGGGCTATATGATGGCCAGCGTCCAGCTGCCTGCCGGTGCCACCAAAGAGCGCACCGACCATACCTTGATGCAGGTTACTGAGTTGGCGAAGTCTATGCCTGAAGTGAAAGACGTGATTGCCGTGTCGGGTTTCAGCTTTTCCGGTTCCGGTCAAAATATGGCAATGGGCTTCATCATGTTGAAAGATTGGGCGGAGCGCACCGCACCGGGCAGCGATGCAAATTCCGTAGCCGGCAAACTGACCGGCGCGATGATGGGCTCGTTGAGGGACGGTTTCGGTATTTCCGTTGTGCCGCCGGCCATTCAGGAATTGGGCAACAGCTCGGGCTTGGATTTTTATCTGCAAGACCGCAACAACAGCGGGCATGAAGCCTTGCTGGCACGCCGTAACGAACTGATGCAGAAAATGCGCCAAAGCCCGGTTTTTGATGCCGGCACCGTCCGCGCCAGCGGTTTGGAAGATGCGCCGCAGCTGAAAATCGATATCAACCGTCAGGCCGCCGCCGCACAGGACATCAGTTTCTCAAGCATTCAGACGGCCTTGTCGAATGCTTTGGGCTCGAGCTATGTAAACGATTTTCCAAATCAAGGCCGCCTGCAGCGCGTGGTGGTTCAAGCCGATGCGTCTGCCCGTATGCAGCCTGCCGATATTCTGAATATTACCGTGCCCAACAGCGCGGGCACGGCCGTGCCGTTATCGACCATTGCCACCGTGTCGTGGGAAAACGGTATGGAGCAGAGCGTGCGTTTCAACGGCTATCCCGCCATGCAGATTACCGGCTCGCCGGCCACAGGTTATTCTTCGGGAGAAGCGATGGCCGCAGTTCAGCAGATGGTAGACGAAATGCAGGGCGGCTACAGCCTGGAGTGGGCCGGCCAGTCGCGCGAAGAAGTCAAGGGCGGCTCGCAAACCACCATGATTTACGTTTTGTCGGCAATTGCGGTATTTCTGGTTTTGGCGGCACTGTATGAAAGCTGGTCGATTCCGCTGGCCGTTATTCTGGTTATCCCGTTGGGTTTGGTGGGCGTGTCGATGGGTGCCACCGGCCGGAATCTTTTCGATATGCTGTTCGGCGGTTCGGCAGCCTATCTCAACGATATCTATTTCCGCATCGGCTTTATCACCGTGATGGGGCTGAGCGCGAAAAATGCGATTTTGATTATTGAGTTTGCCAAAGATCTGCAGGCACGCGGCCAAAGCGCGGTCGAAGCGGCAAAAGAAGCGGCACATCTGCGCTTCCGTCCGATTTTGATGACTTCGTTTGCATTCATTTTGGGCGTGCTGCCGATGTATATCGCCAGCGGTGCCAGCTCCGCCAGCCAGCGCGCCATCGGCACCGCCGTGTTGTGGGGTATGCTGATCGGCACGGTTCTTTCCGTATTTTTGGTACCGTCCTTCTTCGTGGCCGTGCGCAAACTGTTTAAAGCCAAGCCCGAGCCGGCTGCGGTTGAAGATTTGCAGCAATCCGCAAACACTGCCCAAGAATAG
- a CDS encoding efflux RND transporter periplasmic adaptor subunit has product MKYYPSNKTNKTLRLAAVAAATLLALSACGKGGEPAGQAGGAAGPQAPAPVVGVVTVQPQSITVSTDLPGRLESRRSADILPQVGGIVKKRLFQEGSYVKAGQALYQLDDAAYLASLESARAELASARATLAKADADLARYKPLVAADAISRQDYDAAVQAKRSGEAGVKAAQAAIKSARINVERSRISAPISGYIGQSYVSEGALVSAGGTAKLATIQQTNPMYVNLTQSATDVMKLRQDIAEGKMKAVNGAVAVDIKLENGQTYGHKGRLLFADPTVDETTGQVTLRAEVPNPDNILLPNLYVRVSLPQADMENVFVVPQQAVTRGNQDTVMIVNAQGGMEPRKVTVAQQYGNNWLVSDGLKAGDKVIVDGMSIAGMMQAKKVTPKEWTPPGGQAPQAAPAARNDAAVQTASATDPAASDEKKQ; this is encoded by the coding sequence ATGAAATACTATCCTTCTAACAAAACTAACAAAACATTACGCTTGGCGGCCGTGGCCGCTGCCACGCTGTTGGCGTTGTCTGCCTGCGGCAAGGGCGGGGAGCCGGCCGGGCAGGCCGGGGGGGCGGCAGGGCCACAGGCACCTGCGCCTGTGGTCGGCGTGGTTACGGTGCAGCCGCAGTCGATAACCGTCAGCACCGATCTGCCCGGCCGCTTGGAGTCGCGCCGTTCGGCCGACATTCTGCCGCAGGTGGGCGGCATTGTTAAAAAGCGCTTGTTTCAGGAGGGTAGTTATGTAAAAGCCGGCCAGGCACTTTATCAATTGGATGATGCTGCTTATCTTGCTTCTTTGGAAAGTGCGCGCGCCGAGCTGGCTTCCGCACGGGCAACGCTCGCCAAAGCCGATGCCGACTTGGCACGCTACAAACCGTTGGTGGCGGCCGATGCGATCAGCAGGCAGGATTATGATGCCGCCGTGCAGGCCAAACGTTCCGGGGAAGCCGGCGTGAAAGCCGCTCAGGCAGCGATTAAATCGGCACGAATCAATGTGGAGCGTTCGCGCATCAGTGCGCCGATTTCGGGCTACATCGGCCAATCTTATGTTTCGGAAGGTGCGTTGGTCAGCGCGGGCGGCACCGCCAAGCTCGCTACCATCCAGCAAACCAATCCCATGTATGTGAACCTCACCCAATCCGCAACCGATGTAATGAAGCTGCGCCAGGATATTGCCGAGGGCAAAATGAAGGCAGTAAACGGCGCGGTGGCAGTGGATATCAAGCTGGAAAACGGACAAACCTATGGCCACAAAGGCCGTTTGCTGTTTGCCGACCCCACGGTAGATGAAACCACCGGCCAAGTAACCCTGCGTGCCGAAGTGCCCAATCCCGATAATATCCTCCTGCCCAATTTATATGTGCGCGTGAGCCTGCCGCAGGCCGATATGGAAAATGTGTTTGTGGTGCCGCAGCAGGCAGTAACGCGCGGCAACCAGGATACTGTGATGATTGTGAACGCCCAGGGCGGCATGGAACCGCGCAAGGTAACGGTGGCGCAGCAGTATGGCAACAATTGGTTGGTTTCAGACGGCCTGAAAGCGGGCGACAAAGTGATTGTGGACGGTATGTCTATCGCCGGCATGATGCAGGCGAAAAAAGTGACGCCGAAAGAATGGACGCCGCCGGGCGGGCAGGCTCCGCAAGCCGCACCTGCAGCGCGCAATGATGCGGCCGTTCAGACGGCCTCTGCAACCGATCCTGCTGCTTCCGATGAAAAGAAACAATAA